One window from the genome of Cucumis melo cultivar AY chromosome 10, USDA_Cmelo_AY_1.0, whole genome shotgun sequence encodes:
- the LOC127151129 gene encoding aquaporin PIP1-2-like, whose product MEGKDEDVRLGANKFTERQPIGTAAQSQDDAKDYKEPPPAPLFEPEELTSWSFYRAGIAEFFATFLFLYITVLTVMGVVRSKEADGNTCKTVGIQGIAWAFGGMIFALVYCTAGISGGHINPAVTFGLFLARKLSLTRAIFYMVMQCLGAICGAGVVKGFQPKPYERLGGGANVVSDGYSKGDGLGAEIVGTFILVYTVFSATDAKRSARDSHVPILAPLPIGFAVFLVHLATIPITGTGINPARSLGAAIIFNKDKAWDDHWIFWVGPFIGAALAALYHQVVIRAIPFKSK is encoded by the exons ATGGAGGGAAAGGACGAGGATGTCCGATTGGGAGCCAATAAGTTCACCGAGAGGCAGCCCATTGGGACGGCGGCGCAGAGCCAAGACGATGCCAAGGACTACAAAGAGCCACCACCGGCTCCTCTCTTCGAGCCAGAGGAGCTCACTTCATGGTCTTTTTACAGAGCAGGAATCGCCGAGTTTTTCGCtacttttctctttctttacaTCACCGTTTTGACTGTCATGGGTGTCGTCCGGTCCAAGGAAGCGGATGGTAATACCTGTAAGACAGTCGGGATTCAGGGGATCGCTTGGGCTTTCGGTGGTATGATTTTTGCTCTCGTTTACTGTACTGCTGGAATCTCCGGTGGCCACATTAACCCAGCGGTCACTTTTGGGTTGTTCCTGGCAAGGAAATTGTCGTTGACTAGGGCGATTTTCTACATGGTCATGCAATGCCTTGGTGCTATCTGCGGCGCGGGAGTGGTGAAGGGGTTCCAACCCAAGCCCTACGAAAGGCTCGGGGGTGGAGCTAACGTTGTGAGCGACGGTTACTCCAAAGGGGATGGCCTTGGCGCTGAGATCGTGGGTACTTTCATTCTTGTTTACACCGTCTTCTCCGCCACTGATGCTAAACGTAGCGCCAGAGACTCACACGTTCCG ATATTGGCGCCGCTACCGATTGGGTTTGCAGTGTTCTTAGTCCACTTGGCGACAATTCCGATCACCGGCACCGGCATCAACCCAGCTCGGAGTTTGGGAGCAGCCATCATCTTCAACAAGGACAAAGCGTGGGATGATCAT TGGATATTCTGGGTTGGACCATTCATCGGAGCAGCATTGGCAGCTTTATACCATCAAGTTGTGATTAGAGCCATTCCCTTCAAGTCCAAGTGA